The DNA sequence GCAACACAGGGTATAGACGTAGAATTGATGAGGGCATATGGTTTTTGTTGAGGGTTGGGTTAGGAGGCTAGTATGTCCAACATTCCCCAAAAACAATGCCTATAAACTTTCTCATCGGCTATCGTCCAGACAAAAACAACAAAAAAGCCACCCCAAAAAATCTGGGGTGACTCATAGTCTAAAAAGCAGGCTTTGAGTTTGTTATTTGCCCTCAAAGTGAAATATCAAAGAGATATTGTGCGCATACAATCCGCGCAACGGAGTGCTATAACGGTTGTTGTCTTGGATGAGCATATTGGTAAGACCGTGGGAGAAGCGTAGCTCCGGCGAGAGTTTGAAGAATTGGTAGAAAAGGTCAAATCCAAAACCATATTCTACCGCTACATCAAAGCGGGCGGCGCGCAGCAAATCAGGAGCAGCTTCTTTGGAAGAGGACACTGCGAAAGCCGGCTTCAGCCCGGCAATCATATACATCCCCTTAGGGCTGGCCTTGCTTTGGCAATCGTCTTTTCCGGGGCGAATGAGCGACTTAAACTTAATCAATAGGGGCAGCTCTACCATCACTGTTTCGATACCTTGAGTAACTTGGGCTCCACTCAAGGAGTCGCCTCCGGGGAAGGTTGTCGGTCTGGGGGCAAAGCGATAGTCAATCTGGTGTTCGTAGAAAGTAGCACCCGGGGTGAGGCGCAAGTCCCAGTGTTCGTTGAGTTTCAAATTACCCACAAAGCCTAGGTTGAAGCCTAGGGCAAAGCGCGGGTTGGCGCTCAGGATGCCGTCATCGCTTATGTAAGCATCGCTATAATCTAAGCGCATACGGTGGTTGTTCAACCCTACATAAAAACCATAGCTAAAACGGCTTTCGCCCATAGGGCTGCGCGAGCCAGTGTTTTTACGGTAGTTGGTTGTGCCATATTTTTTCTTCTTGGGCACCATCATTTGCGCTTGTGCTTGGCTAGGCCATAGTGTGGCTATGAAGGCAACCAATACAAGGGCCAGACTTATTTTTTGGCCGTATAAATGGAGCAGATGCCGAAAGTGAGTGCTTTGCATGTGGATTCTTTGTATGATAATTGGTCTAAAATGGCCGTAAACCGCTTGCCATCCGGAAAGGCCCTTACCGACTCCGGTAGGTAGGTGTATGCCGAGCTGTCTTTAGAAACTAGGCGGCCTATGGTAGGCAGAATATAGTGAAAATAGAAGTTGTACAATTGTTTGAACGGAAACCAAGTAGGTTGCGAAAATTCCAACACGACCAACTGGCCGCCAGGCTTGAGTACGCGTTGTATGTCGAGCAGGCCTTGCTCTAGGTTTTCAAAATTACGTACACCAAATGCAACGATGACAGCGTCGAAATAATTATCTTGGAAGAGTAATTTTTCTGAATCGCCCAAGCGCAGTTCTATCTTGTCGGTCAGTTTGCGGCGCTCCAATTTTATCTGGCCGTAGGCCAACATTCCTTCCGAAATATCTACCCCGATTACTTTTTCGGGCTTGATGCGCAGGGCTTCAATGGCCAAATCGGCAGTCCCGGTAGCCACATCCAAAATAAGTTTTGGAGACGCGTCTTTCAGGGTTGCGATGGCTTTCTTGCGCCAATAGCGGTCGATGCCGAGGCTTAAAAATCGGTTTAAAAAATCGTATCGGTGTGAAATGTTGTTGAACATTTCGGCCACTTGTACTTTTTTGCTTTTATCTTGTTCTTTGTATGGAACTACAGGTTGTGAACTCATTCGACTGTTGATTTAAATGCAATTTTACACAAAACCCTGTGTTTCTCATAAATGTTGGCCAAGTTATTGGCTTTTGCTTCCAAATAATTGCGCTCTACACCGGGCTTGGGTAAAATAGGCCTGCCTAAGCGGTAGCCGTATCAATGCCCTCACAAGCATTGTACCAACTTGTACTTGATGCTTGATGAGGGTAATGGGTAACTCTTTGTCAAGGCACCTAAGGCAGGCCAAGGCTTAGAACTTGTCTAAAATTCTCTTCATCGACACCCAAACACTGCTTTTTGGGCCGCGTTGAAAATTTAGGCAAGCGCTTAGAAGATATGTCCAAATCCAAAAAAGAGCTGTCCTCCTTCACGACTACGGGCATAATCTAGGCGGACTACAGTAGATTGATTCCAGCCAATACGTGCTCCCATACCGGGCGCGCCACGCCATTGTGTAAAATCAATATCAGCAGGCCGATCCCATACACTGCCAAAATCGTAGAATGGCGTAACCCCTAGCGAAAAATGTTGTTTTAGGAACTTGAAGTCGTAGAATTTCAGTCGGGCTTCGAGATTGACCAAGGCCACTGTAGGTGCTAAGAAGCGCGCCTCCCGGAAGCCACGCACTGAACGTTCGCCGCCGAGTACCAATATGCCTCCGGCTTCAGCCTGGCTCGAAAGGTCCCACATCTCAATAAAGTTGATACGCTCCCCGAAGATATGCCCAAAGGCGGCCAATCCGGCCAAGGTCAAGCGGCTCTTGTTGTTGCGCCAGCGCGCTACTGTATGAATCATTTGGCCTTGGAACATAAATTTGTGGAAGTTGAACTGTGAGCCTAGCCAAGGAGCCGTGTACTCGTGTGAATACTCCAAGAATATCCCCTTGCTTGGGTCTGGCTCGAAGTCGCGGGTGTCATAGATAAATGCTGCCGCCAACATACTGGTAAATTGATAGTTTTCTTCAAAACCCGCTAGGTTAAATCGGTTCCACACCCCTGCTGCTTTTTGGAGGTCTACCAAGGTGGGATTGTGGGTAGCCTGTGCGACGGAGTTGCCATCGACATCCGTGAGGTCATCCTCGATAATTTGCCCCCCATACGACTCAAAAGCCGTAAACAATGCCTCATAGCCAAACATCGTGCGCATTTTACCTCCCATAAATGTTCGCTCCAGTAGCAAGTTGTAGAGCTGCTCCCGCTGAACCATATGGTTGAAATGGCGGTCAGTGGTAAAGCGTCCGTCGCCTAGAGGTGTGGCTACATCGAGATTGGCCTCATACTCATTTACATTGCTGAAAATACGGCGCTGCCCTGTGGCCTTGTCCGTAAACTGTAGGGGTTGTAACGAACTACGACCAATGCCCCAATATTGCGCCTCAGGGTCTTCCCATAGTACTGCATCAGCCCGCATGCGCCACTTGGTATTGAAGATATAGGGCGCATCATAATTGAGCGCATAACGCACACGGCCATTTTGGAAAATAAAAAACTCGGCGCTCACCCTATGACGATAAGGCGTGTATTCAAAGAACGGATCGTTTTTGTCTTTGTTGATTAGCAGAAAAACATTGCCTCCTATCCCAAAACCCCGAATGGGGTCAAACTGAAAACGCGGCACCCCGGTGATAAAAGTCCCTTCTTTCTTGTCTTCTATCTCAAACTCGGACATCCGCTTCGAGGGATCAATGAAAAAAGGCAAGTCTTGTTGTAAGCGGCCTTCTTGTGCCTGAGCTACTCCGAAGCATAGGAGCCACACGAGTAGCGTGTACTTTAACTTTTGCATGACGTAGTACTTGTTTGTTGGCTCTTCCGTAATTTAGGGGACGTTAAAACCGTCAAAAACCGCTCTATCACTAGGGGTTTGTGCCAATATTTCGGAAGAACCTGTTTGTTGATGAGTATGGGTACGATAATGTATCATTCGAATTGTATTCGAATCTTGTTATTATGTTAACACTACAAAGATATGGAGGCTTGGCACAGCAAGGCATTAGTAGACTTTTAGAAAAAAATTAGAATTTCATTATAAAAAACTAAACCTCTGATAAACAGTACTTTAGCTTGTATACCATCTATCATAAAATGCTTAGTCTATTAGGTCTATGCTCTAAGAGCAGGGTCAGGGGAAAATTTTGTTGTTTAAAATCTCTGTACATTTGTATTCAGGAGTAGTCTATTACTTCAGTCAAACGAAGAATAGAATTTATCCGAGGATGCGGCTAGTCTTTAGCAAATTTGTCCAAAAATAAGTCTTTCTTCGTTTCTGAAAATAATTTACAGGATACCCCATTTCGGTATCTACTGATTAGCCAATATGCCCAATGAATGAGTTATTCCCTGTTTTTTTGAAGCTATCCCAGCTCCAAACCCTGCTGGTAGGTGGGGGTAATGTGGGGCTGGAGAAGCTCAGCGCCCTCTTGCGCAACAGTCCGGAGGCGCAGGTAACCCTAGTGGCTCCGATGATTCTGGACGAAGTCCGCAGCCTCGCCTCTGAGCACCCCACCGTTACCCTCCACCAACGCCCCTACCAAGCCTCCGACTTAGAGGGCAAGCAGTTGGTCATCCTTGCTACGGACAATCCCTCCCTACACCAAGAGATTGTACAAACTACCCGCCAGCGCGGCATCTTGACCAATGTAGCCGATACCCCCGACCTTTGCGACCTTTACCTAGGCTCGGTCGTACAGAAGGGAGACCTCAAGGTAGCCATCTCTACCAATGGCAAATCTCCTACCTTAGCCAAACGCCTGCGCGAATATTGGGAAGCCAATATCCCTGATAATGTACAGGAACTGCTCGACAACCTACAAGCCTACCGCAATACCCTCAAAGGAGATTTTGCCCAAAAAGTAAGCGCACTCAACGAATTGACCAAGAATTTTACCGCTCCACAAAAGCCAGAAGATTAGCACCCCATTGGCAGTTGTATTATCCAAAGATTATTTGGTTTTGTACATTTGGAGCATCCATTTGTATTTGAGGTGTTATTTCTCAAAAAATAGCTGACTTTTTTGGAGTTGGCTATTTTTTTAGGGTATATTTGTTTCAAATTACGACTTATTCTCATCAAACTCCCTATTTTTAACCCCTCTGCTCTTATGACAACACTCCGATTTAGCGCAGTACAAATTGCACAAAACCGACAAAAAATAGAGGTCATTAGACCTTCCGACAAAGTTTCCGACTATTTTGGTGTCAATGTCTTCGGCAAAGAAGCGATGCGTACACACCTCAGCGCCGATATGTTTAAGAAAGCTAGCGAAGCAATCGAAAACGGCGCCATCATCAGCCCCGAAGTAGCCGATGCTGTAGCCTCTGCGATGCGTACTTGGGCGATGAGCAAAGGTGCTACACACTACACCCACTGGTTTCAGCCGCTCACTGGAGCACCCGCCGAGAAGCACGATGCCTTCTTTGATATTGAGAGCAATGGGGAGGTGATTGAGAAATTCTCCGGTAAGTCATTGGTACGCCAAGAGCCTGATGCTTCTTCTTTCCCTAGTGGCGGCTTGCGTGCTACTTTCGAGGCGCGTGGCTATACGGCTTGGGACCCCAGCTCTCCGGCCTTTTTGATGGTCATCGAAGACAGCATCACGCTCTGTATCCCTACCGTGTTTGTGTCTTATACTGGTGAATCATTGGACTACAAAACACCGCTACTCAAGTCTTTGGCTGCAATCGATAAGGCTGCCACGGCTGTTTGCGAGTTGTTTGACCGCGATGTTACCCGTGTATCAGCAACCCTAGGGCCTGAGCAAGAGTACTTCCTCATCGACAAGGCGCTCTACCTTGCCCGCCCTGACTTGGTAATGGCCGGACGTACGGTGTTTGGCCACGCTCCTGCCAAAGGCCAGCAGCTCGAAGACCATTACTTCGGCTCTATCCCTTCGCGTGTGCGTAACTTTATGATTGATTTTGAGACCGAAGCCGTCAAGCTCGGTATTCCTATCCGTACCCGCCACAACGAAGTAGCGCCTAGCCAGTTTGAGTGTGCCCCTACCTTTGAAGAGGCCAACCTCGCCGTAGACCACAACAGCCTCTTGATGGATGTAATGGAAAAGGTAGCCGAACGCCACAACTTCAAGGTGCTCTTCCACGAAAAGCCTTTTGCCGGCCTAAACGGCACAGGCAAGCACAACAACTGGTCTTTGGTAACCAATACAGGCAAAAACCTCTTGGGGCCCAGCAGCAAGGCCAAAGAAAACTTGCAATTCTTGACCTTTTTTGTCAATACCATCAAAGCGGTACACCAACACGCGCCGCTCTTGCGTGCTGCTATTGCCTCTGCCGGCAACGACTACCGCCTCGGCGCTAACGAAGCACCTCCGGCGATTATCTCGGTATTCATCGGCCAAGAGCTGAGCGCAGTCCTCAAAGAGCTAGAAGAAAACGCCAATGTAAAAGTAGAAAAAGGCGATAACCTGTATATGAAGCTCGGCATCGACAAGATTCCCCCTATCTTGCTCGACAACACCGACCGCAACCGTACCTCTCCGTTTGCCTTTACGGGCAACAAGTTTGAGTTCCGTGCTGTGGGTGGCTCGGCCAACTGTGCCTCTCCGATGACGGTGCTCAACTTGATTGTAGCCG is a window from the Eisenibacter elegans DSM 3317 genome containing:
- a CDS encoding porin family protein, giving the protein MQSTHFRHLLHLYGQKISLALVLVAFIATLWPSQAQAQMMVPKKKKYGTTNYRKNTGSRSPMGESRFSYGFYVGLNNHRMRLDYSDAYISDDGILSANPRFALGFNLGFVGNLKLNEHWDLRLTPGATFYEHQIDYRFAPRPTTFPGGDSLSGAQVTQGIETVMVELPLLIKFKSLIRPGKDDCQSKASPKGMYMIAGLKPAFAVSSSKEAAPDLLRAARFDVAVEYGFGFDLFYQFFKLSPELRFSHGLTNMLIQDNNRYSTPLRGLYAHNISLIFHFEGK
- the ubiE gene encoding bifunctional demethylmenaquinone methyltransferase/2-methoxy-6-polyprenyl-1,4-benzoquinol methylase UbiE: MSSQPVVPYKEQDKSKKVQVAEMFNNISHRYDFLNRFLSLGIDRYWRKKAIATLKDASPKLILDVATGTADLAIEALRIKPEKVIGVDISEGMLAYGQIKLERRKLTDKIELRLGDSEKLLFQDNYFDAVIVAFGVRNFENLEQGLLDIQRVLKPGGQLVVLEFSQPTWFPFKQLYNFYFHYILPTIGRLVSKDSSAYTYLPESVRAFPDGKRFTAILDQLSYKESTCKALTFGICSIYTAKK
- the omp85 gene encoding Omp85 family outer membrane protein codes for the protein MQKLKYTLLVWLLCFGVAQAQEGRLQQDLPFFIDPSKRMSEFEIEDKKEGTFITGVPRFQFDPIRGFGIGGNVFLLINKDKNDPFFEYTPYRHRVSAEFFIFQNGRVRYALNYDAPYIFNTKWRMRADAVLWEDPEAQYWGIGRSSLQPLQFTDKATGQRRIFSNVNEYEANLDVATPLGDGRFTTDRHFNHMVQREQLYNLLLERTFMGGKMRTMFGYEALFTAFESYGGQIIEDDLTDVDGNSVAQATHNPTLVDLQKAAGVWNRFNLAGFEENYQFTSMLAAAFIYDTRDFEPDPSKGIFLEYSHEYTAPWLGSQFNFHKFMFQGQMIHTVARWRNNKSRLTLAGLAAFGHIFGERINFIEMWDLSSQAEAGGILVLGGERSVRGFREARFLAPTVALVNLEARLKFYDFKFLKQHFSLGVTPFYDFGSVWDRPADIDFTQWRGAPGMGARIGWNQSTVVRLDYARSREGGQLFFGFGHIF
- a CDS encoding precorrin-2 dehydrogenase/sirohydrochlorin ferrochelatase family protein; this encodes MNELFPVFLKLSQLQTLLVGGGNVGLEKLSALLRNSPEAQVTLVAPMILDEVRSLASEHPTVTLHQRPYQASDLEGKQLVILATDNPSLHQEIVQTTRQRGILTNVADTPDLCDLYLGSVVQKGDLKVAISTNGKSPTLAKRLREYWEANIPDNVQELLDNLQAYRNTLKGDFAQKVSALNELTKNFTAPQKPED
- a CDS encoding glutamine synthetase III yields the protein MTTLRFSAVQIAQNRQKIEVIRPSDKVSDYFGVNVFGKEAMRTHLSADMFKKASEAIENGAIISPEVADAVASAMRTWAMSKGATHYTHWFQPLTGAPAEKHDAFFDIESNGEVIEKFSGKSLVRQEPDASSFPSGGLRATFEARGYTAWDPSSPAFLMVIEDSITLCIPTVFVSYTGESLDYKTPLLKSLAAIDKAATAVCELFDRDVTRVSATLGPEQEYFLIDKALYLARPDLVMAGRTVFGHAPAKGQQLEDHYFGSIPSRVRNFMIDFETEAVKLGIPIRTRHNEVAPSQFECAPTFEEANLAVDHNSLLMDVMEKVAERHNFKVLFHEKPFAGLNGTGKHNNWSLVTNTGKNLLGPSSKAKENLQFLTFFVNTIKAVHQHAPLLRAAIASAGNDYRLGANEAPPAIISVFIGQELSAVLKELEENANVKVEKGDNLYMKLGIDKIPPILLDNTDRNRTSPFAFTGNKFEFRAVGGSANCASPMTVLNLIVAEQLTLFKQDVEAEMTKVDKREVAIVNVLRRYIKESKSIIFEGDNYSDEWVAEAEKRGLPNIKSTPISLKALISTEAIDLFERHHIMTHAEAEARYEVLLESYIKKVQIESRVMGDLASNHIIPVAIAYQNKLIENLKGLKELGIETDSTATVKEAIIQISKHISAIQKGVHEMTEARKAANNLGSTAEMALAYEQKVKDAFFEEIRYHVDKLELLVDDQDWPLAKYREILMIR